The sequence TCATTATCCACTCCCTGGATTGGAAATTTAACAAATATAGAAGGATCCTGCTCATCCCAGTATTCCACTTCAGAATCTGCAATGGCAGTCTCACACCGTGGACACCAGTTAACTACCCGATGACCGCGTTCTAACAGACCTTTTTCATGAGCCTGTTTCAGGGTCCACCATGCCGCTTCAATGTATTCGGGCATGATAGTCTGATATGGGTTATCAAAGTTCATCCAGATGCCAAGAGCCTTAAACTGCTCTGACATGATGTCTTTATGACTTATGGCAAACTGTTTACACCGCTCGATGAACGTCCCGATTCCATATGCCTCAATATCTTTCTTATTTTCAAATCCTAATTCATGCTCGACCCTGACTTCAATAGGAAGTCCATGCATGTCATATCCTGCCCGGTCGATGACATGAAATCCGTTCATCCTTTTAAACCGGAGAATACTGTCTTTGAGGATCTTATTCCAGGCTGTTCCAAGGTGGATATGACCGGTTGTATACGGAGGGCCGTCTACAAAAAACCAGGTTTTCCCATTTCGGTTCTGTTCTTTTACCCTGGCATATATCTCCTCCTGAGTCCAGAATTTCTGGACTGAGGCTTCAATATCCTTGGGTGTAAAACTGCTGGTAACCTCTCGCACGTTATTTCCTCAAAAATTCCTTATATAAATTGCCGCACGGGCAGATAGGTGTTTCTTCCCTTTACCACCCTCCGGCACCCCCTCCTCCAAATCCACCACCACCGCCAAAGCCTCCTCCACCATATGATCCACCAGACCCAGAGGATGGAGGATGGTAGGCAAGCATCGGGGAAAAGCCGGTATGAATAATTGCTGGCGCAAACCATCCTCCCGAAGGAAGGTCTGGAACATGGATATCGAGCGACCTTAGTGTTTTAGATACCTGATTGCCAACGCCAAGGGCTGTTCCATAGACCATCCAGTCTCCCCAGATAGCAATATCTTCAGGTTTATATCGTTGCATCATAACAGAATCTGACAAAAATTTCTGAAACGATTCCCACTGTAATCGATTCTGATAATAATCATCCTTCCAGGTTCCAAACAGCGAAATTGGAAAGATAAAGGCAACAACCATCTGTAAGATGCCAAGACAGGAATTATATACCGCCTGACCCAGGATAAGACGATCACCCGGACCGATAATGATCAGAACGAGAGAGACAAAAAATAAACCGATAACAAATCCGAGAAGTGGAATGAGGTGCTTTTGACCGTTTCTTATATACGTTGACACCATCTGATCTGATAGTCCGGAAGGAAGTTCCATAAAGGACTTTTGATACTCCATTAACTGAACTCGCATTGAGTCATTTGTATTTGCATCGGTTGCCATCTGAGAAAATGTCGCATCTGTTACAACCCCGTCCTGCTCCAGTACTGAAAGGGTCCGGATTACCTGTTCTTCATATTGATCTCCAGTCTCTTTTTTTAATATTCGTATAGAAAATCCTGTATCAGAGGCAGGATTTATCTCGATTATTTTCCTCCTGTGTAGATCCAAGAGGGTTGCATGAAGTCCCTCTTCATCAAACTTTTCCGGATCGCCTGAAAACACAAGTGCCACGAGCCAGGGCTTTATTGATGGGTCAGGAACAAAACTCAGATGATCAGGGACCGTATAGGTCTTTTCCCGCCCATATCGATACCACAAAATAAAAAGAATAACCGGGATA comes from Methanospirillum hungatei and encodes:
- a CDS encoding DUF2207 domain-containing protein; protein product: MQSEKKDLLLLFLVTAGIAVCGFFLFSFAQSLFVPDLSVSSYEASFSWDGTLKESYVYSVHTDSQYRSLNRRLDAPVYTEDHSGSYYKYISLTPPSGSIGYVKDANGKVTLTGENNQAFSIITDRAGINEAGAFNPGYYSSGSFPVSYTWDIIPPVERGEDGDHLNINLASIHIPYESVRIEIPSQGVKALYPHPADLAVTKTADSYVMSGKIQEDIPLGFEVLIDSSVTEHLDGQVTQISGSVREKTEAANPGYLSYINSIYRIISTLSGIFLFLIPVILFILWYRYGREKTYTVPDHLSFVPDPSIKPWLVALVFSGDPEKFDEEGLHATLLDLHRRKIIEINPASDTGFSIRILKKETGDQYEEQVIRTLSVLEQDGVVTDATFSQMATDANTNDSMRVQLMEYQKSFMELPSGLSDQMVSTYIRNGQKHLIPLLGFVIGLFFVSLVLIIIGPGDRLILGQAVYNSCLGILQMVVAFIFPISLFGTWKDDYYQNRLQWESFQKFLSDSVMMQRYKPEDIAIWGDWMVYGTALGVGNQVSKTLRSLDIHVPDLPSGGWFAPAIIHTGFSPMLAYHPPSSGSGGSYGGGGFGGGGGFGGGGAGGW